In Penaeus monodon isolate SGIC_2016 chromosome 8, NSTDA_Pmon_1, whole genome shotgun sequence, one DNA window encodes the following:
- the LOC119576257 gene encoding calcyclin-binding protein-like, with product MSNKLEEVSKDVAELRTLLASATRKRIQDLLSLELKRMETELKNLEDSANKSETPKAKTDFTPKIYTVNIRNYSWDQSDKFMKLYITLKNVHTLEKDKISVKFEEK from the exons GTGTCCAAGGATGTTGCTGAACTGCGCACACTTCTTGCTTCAGCTACAAGGAAGCGCATTCAAGACCTTCTTTCATTAGAATTAAAAAGAATGGAGACTGAG TTGAAGAATCTCGAGGATTCCGCAAACAAATCAGAGACACCCAAAGCCAAGACTGATTTCACTCCAAAGATCTACACTGTCAACATCAGGAATTACT CATGGGATCAGTCGGATAAGTTTATGAAGTTATATATAACTCTAAAAAATGTCCATACATTGGAAAAGGACAAAATATCTGTCAAATTTGAGGAGAAGTAA